One genomic window of Streptomyces sp. NBC_01276 includes the following:
- a CDS encoding SigE family RNA polymerase sigma factor → MAHGEVLEFEEYVRTRQDALLRSARRLVPDPTDAQDLLQTALVRTYGRWEGIADKSLADAYLRRVMINTRTEWWRARKLDEVPTEQLPDASVEDGSDQRADRALLMDILKVLAPKQRSVVVLRHWEQMSTEETAAALGMSAGTVKSTLHRALARLRQELESRDLDMRALERGDHTIRDEGRERCAA, encoded by the coding sequence ATGGCGCACGGCGAGGTACTCGAATTCGAGGAGTACGTACGCACCCGGCAGGACGCCCTGCTGCGCAGTGCCCGGCGCCTGGTCCCGGACCCGACGGACGCCCAGGACCTCCTCCAGACCGCCCTCGTACGCACCTACGGCCGCTGGGAGGGCATCGCCGACAAGTCGCTGGCCGACGCCTACCTCCGCCGCGTCATGATCAACACCCGTACCGAGTGGTGGCGGGCCCGCAAGCTCGACGAGGTCCCCACCGAGCAGCTCCCGGACGCCTCCGTCGAGGACGGCTCCGACCAGCGCGCCGACCGCGCCCTGCTGATGGACATCCTCAAGGTGCTCGCGCCCAAGCAGCGCAGTGTGGTGGTGCTGCGACACTGGGAGCAGATGAGCACCGAGGAAACGGCCGCGGCGCTCGGTATGTCGGCGGGAACCGTGAAGAGCACCCTGCACCGCGCACTGGCCCGGCTCCGTCAGGAACTGGAGAGCCGGGACCTGGACATGCGCGCGCTCGAACGCGGTGACCACACCATCCGTGACGAGGGGCGGGAGCGGTGCGCGGCCTGA
- a CDS encoding A/G-specific adenine glycosylase has product MTASASSPASPAGPPRTHALHSPVIAWFDEHARDLPWRRPEAGPWGVMVSEFMLQQTPVSRVLPVYEQWLARWPRPAALAAEAPGEAVRAWGRLGYPRRALRLHGAAVAITERHGGDVPSDHAQLLSLPGIGEYTAAAVASFAYGQRHAVLDTNVRRVFARASSGVEYPPNATTAAERRLARELLPDDEATAARWAAASMELGALVCTAKNPDCARCPVAGLCAWRLAGKPAHEGPPRRGQTYAGTDRQVRGKLLAVLREAVGPVPQSVLDTVWNEPVQRARALDGLVSDGLVEPLAHGMYRLPQS; this is encoded by the coding sequence ATGACTGCATCTGCCTCATCCCCCGCGTCCCCCGCCGGTCCTCCGCGCACCCACGCGCTGCACTCCCCCGTCATCGCGTGGTTCGACGAGCACGCCCGTGACCTGCCCTGGCGCCGCCCCGAGGCCGGCCCCTGGGGGGTCATGGTCAGCGAGTTCATGCTGCAGCAGACCCCGGTCAGCCGGGTCCTGCCGGTCTACGAGCAGTGGCTCGCCCGGTGGCCACGGCCCGCCGCCCTGGCCGCCGAGGCGCCGGGCGAGGCCGTACGGGCCTGGGGGCGGCTCGGCTACCCGCGCCGGGCGCTGCGCCTGCACGGCGCGGCCGTCGCGATAACGGAACGCCACGGCGGCGACGTACCGAGCGACCACGCCCAGCTGCTGTCGCTGCCGGGGATCGGCGAGTACACGGCCGCCGCCGTGGCCTCCTTCGCGTACGGGCAGCGGCACGCGGTGCTGGACACCAACGTGCGCCGGGTCTTCGCCCGCGCGTCCAGCGGGGTCGAGTACCCGCCGAACGCCACGACGGCCGCCGAGCGGCGCCTGGCCCGGGAACTGCTGCCCGACGACGAGGCCACGGCGGCCCGCTGGGCCGCGGCGTCGATGGAGCTGGGCGCGCTGGTGTGCACGGCCAAGAACCCGGACTGCGCGCGCTGCCCGGTGGCGGGCCTGTGCGCGTGGCGGCTGGCCGGGAAGCCCGCGCACGAGGGACCGCCGCGGCGCGGGCAGACGTACGCCGGGACCGACCGGCAGGTGCGCGGGAAGCTGCTGGCCGTGCTGCGCGAAGCGGTCGGTCCGGTTCCGCAGTCGGTGCTCGACACCGTCTGGAACGAACCGGTGCAGCGGGCGCGCGCGCTGGACGGGCTGGTGTCCGACGGGCTGGTGGAGCCGCTCGCGCACGGCATGTACCGGCTGCCGCAGAGCTGA
- a CDS encoding phosphatase PAP2 family protein has protein sequence MDSSALYRDITDFAHSTPSWVRWAFEVWTEFGLLLFGLLFIAVWWRARGHGDPRAVALAVLAPLATALVYVASELVKSTVNEERPCRAVAGAAASLVPCPPYGDWSFPSNHSAIAGAAAVALALAVPRLALLTVPVALLMAFSRVFVGVHYPHDVAMGLLLGASLATLAVLVLTNPLARVTAAVRTSGTPVAVWFTGPGRAA, from the coding sequence ATGGACAGCTCTGCCCTCTACCGCGACATCACCGACTTCGCCCACTCCACGCCCTCCTGGGTGCGGTGGGCGTTCGAAGTCTGGACCGAATTCGGACTGCTGCTCTTCGGTCTGCTCTTCATAGCCGTCTGGTGGCGTGCGCGCGGGCACGGTGATCCCCGGGCGGTGGCGCTCGCCGTCCTCGCCCCGCTCGCCACCGCACTCGTCTACGTCGCCTCCGAGCTGGTGAAGTCCACCGTGAACGAGGAACGGCCCTGCCGGGCGGTGGCCGGGGCGGCCGCCTCGCTCGTCCCCTGCCCGCCGTACGGGGACTGGTCCTTCCCCAGCAACCACTCCGCCATCGCGGGCGCGGCCGCCGTCGCCCTCGCGCTGGCCGTGCCCCGCCTCGCCCTGCTGACCGTGCCCGTCGCCCTGCTGATGGCGTTCTCCCGGGTCTTCGTCGGGGTGCACTACCCGCACGACGTGGCGATGGGCCTGCTGCTGGGGGCCTCGCTGGCCACCCTCGCCGTACTGGTGCTCACGAACCCGCTGGCCCGGGTGACGGCCGCGGTCCGCACGAGCGGCACCCCCGTCGCCGTCTGGTTCACCGGGCCGGGCCGGGCGGCGTAG